The segment GGGATCTCAATTTACCTCCCTGGCTTTCACCGGACGGTTAGAGCAACAGGGTATCCAGATTAGCATGGATGGTCGGGGGCGAGCGTTTGACAATATTTTTATTGAACGTTTATGGCGCAGTCTCAAATGGGAAGAAGTTTATTTACATGATTATCGGAGCGTCAGGGAATCTCGTCAGGGAATTGGCAAATGGTTTCAGTTTTACAATCAGGAACGGTTTCATCAGTCTCTGGATTATCGGACTCCTTATCAGATCCATTTTCAGGGAGCACCCCCATGACGATGAATACAACTCGGATGTAAATATCAATAAAATGTCTGACAATTTATTCTTATGGCTAGAACTCAAGGCAGCAGAAACCGATATCCAGGGACAGACCAGCGAATTACGGTGCGGTTATCCATGAAATTGTTACAGGACTTAGAGCAAGTCGCCCAGGCACACGGACAAAATCGATCCGAAGCGGTTCTGGAAGCTCTTCGAACCTATGTGCGAAAGGGGTAATTGATGGTTCTAACATGCTGCGACTTATCCCTGATTTAGAAATAAAAATCGTTCAAAAATGCCTCCGGCGGCAAGCTTTGAAAAGCTTGACCAAACTTTATGGTAAGCCCCTGGCAGGTGAAAAACTGGTATCTTAAAAATGGTGAAAAATTGTCTGGACAATGGGGGGAACTATAATGTTATGGGAATGGCTGTAATTGACCGTTGTACTCTTGAGTT is part of the SAR324 cluster bacterium genome and harbors:
- a CDS encoding ribbon-helix-helix protein, CopG family; its protein translation is MKLLQDLEQVAQAHGQNRSEAVLEALRTYVRKG